TACACTCGCGTCCCGGCCGAGGCCATCGATGCCGCGCTGGAGAACCTGGATCCGGCCATCCGCGCGGGGCTGGAGGAGTCCATCTCCCGCGCCCGCGATTTCTCCGCCGCCCAGGTGCCCGGCGACACCACCACCAGCTACCCGCAGGGCGCGACCGTCACCCAGCGCTGGGTGCCGGTCCGCCGCGTCGGGCTCTATGTCCCCGGCGGCCTGGCCGTCTACCCGAGCTCGGTCATCATGAACGCCGTTCCCGCACTGGCCGCCGGCGTCGGCTCGCTCGCCCTGGCCTCCCCGCCGCAGAAGGAATTCGGTGGGCTGCCGCACCCGACCATCCTGGCCGCAGCGAAGCTGCTTGGCGTCACCGAGGTCCACGCCATGGGTGGTGCCCAGGCCATCGCGGCGTTCGCCTATGGCGTCCAGGTGCCCGAGGGAGCCGACCCGGCCCTGTCCATCGAGCCGGTAGACGTCGTCACCGGTCCCGGTAACCTGTTCGTTGCCACCGCCAAGCGCCTGGTCAAGGGCGTCGTCGGCATCGACGCCGAAGCCGGTCCCACCGAGATCGCGATCATCGCCGATGCGGCGGCGAACCCCGCCTACATCGCAGCGGACATGATTTCCCAGGCTGAACACGCGCCGGACTCCGCTGCCGTGCTGATCACCGACTCGACCGAGCTGGCCACTGCCGTCCGCGGTGCGCTGGAAATCCAGACCGGCACCACGAAGCACTCAGAACGCGTGATTACCGCGCTGACCGGCACGCAGTCGGCGATCATCCTTGTCGACGGCATCGACGAGGCGGTGCGCGTGGCCAACGTGTACGCGGCCGAGCACCTGGAAATCCTCACCGTCGAGCCCGCCTCCGTGGCGGCCCGGATCACCTCCGCCGGAGCCGTCTTCGTCGGCGAGAACAGCCCGGTGTCGCTGGGCGACTACTGCGCCGGATCCAACCACGTGCTGCCCACCAGCGGCACTGCCGCCTTCGCCTCGGGTCTGAACGTGAACACGTTCCTGAAGGCGATCCAGGTCATCGACTACCCGCGTGCGGCCCTGAGCGAGGTCGCCGGGCACGTGATCACGCTGGCCAATGCCGAGGACCTGCCGGCGCACGGGGATGCCGTGGCCATCCGCTTCGCGGCGGATGACGCCTAGCAGTCATCTGGCCGGCCCGTGCGCGCCACGACGCTGCCGGATGGCGGAAAAGCGGCGCGACCGACGGTGTTGTGATGTAGTTGTGTCAAGTAGAAACCCGTTCCGGTCCCCGGGCCGGGCCACAACAGGAACCAGGAGGACGCAGTCATGTATTGCCCGTACTGTAGAAACTCCGAATCGCGGGTCGTTGACAGCAGGCTCACCGACGACGGAACGGCGATCCGCCGGCGCCGCCAGTGTGCCGCCTGCGGGCGACGTTTCACCACGGCCGAAACGACCAGCATGAACGTGCTCAAGCGCTCCGGCGTCGCCGAGCCGTTCTCCCGCGCCAAGGTCATCAACGGCGTCCGCAAGGCCTGCCAGGGCCGCCCGGTCACCGATGACGACCTGGCTCTGCTCGCCCAGGAGGTCGAGGAGGCGGTGCGCTCCTCCGGTGCCGCCGAAATCGACGCCCACCAGGTGGGCCTGGCGATCCTGACCCCGCTGCAGCAGCTCGACGAGATCGCCTACCTGCGCTTCGCCAGCGTGTACCAGGACTTCGGTTCGCTTGAGGACTTCGAACGGGCGATCGCCAAGTTGCGCGCCGAACGCGGTTCCGTGGTCACCGGGCGCCAGCGTCCGCTCGGCGCCAGCTAGGAAGCCGCCTTCAGAAGAATCCGGGGTGGTAGCTGCGGCCCGAGGGCCGCAGCTACCACCCCGGATTCTTGTTTAACCGCCAGAGCCGTTGATCAGGCCAGCTTCTCAGC
Above is a window of Paeniglutamicibacter cryotolerans DNA encoding:
- the hisD gene encoding histidinol dehydrogenase, whose protein sequence is MVTSPASTVPFSALDTLDLRGTRLDHAGLKATLPRAELNFATAAEAVETIIASVRAEGFAALAALAKRFDGVEQEYTRVPAEAIDAALENLDPAIRAGLEESISRARDFSAAQVPGDTTTSYPQGATVTQRWVPVRRVGLYVPGGLAVYPSSVIMNAVPALAAGVGSLALASPPQKEFGGLPHPTILAAAKLLGVTEVHAMGGAQAIAAFAYGVQVPEGADPALSIEPVDVVTGPGNLFVATAKRLVKGVVGIDAEAGPTEIAIIADAAANPAYIAADMISQAEHAPDSAAVLITDSTELATAVRGALEIQTGTTKHSERVITALTGTQSAIILVDGIDEAVRVANVYAAEHLEILTVEPASVAARITSAGAVFVGENSPVSLGDYCAGSNHVLPTSGTAAFASGLNVNTFLKAIQVIDYPRAALSEVAGHVITLANAEDLPAHGDAVAIRFAADDA
- the nrdR gene encoding transcriptional regulator NrdR; amino-acid sequence: MYCPYCRNSESRVVDSRLTDDGTAIRRRRQCAACGRRFTTAETTSMNVLKRSGVAEPFSRAKVINGVRKACQGRPVTDDDLALLAQEVEEAVRSSGAAEIDAHQVGLAILTPLQQLDEIAYLRFASVYQDFGSLEDFERAIAKLRAERGSVVTGRQRPLGAS